One window of Camelina sativa cultivar DH55 chromosome 4, Cs, whole genome shotgun sequence genomic DNA carries:
- the LOC104784198 gene encoding uncharacterized protein LOC104784198: MQCLAMATDRVSFTSFLPRDQSPYLKKQLKPTRVSFSNFDSFPKSTVPRPANAHVDFASSSSSSFNHIFSRDRRLTKHLSIVRASTSENSTSGAAKRMENRLFVVYCCLGFIWILDACHLPHYLRFHMIMIMLLDASEFFFPSINFNGWGWNLFSDSYRQSMLAVFETFFCGPLPDNFGYL; the protein is encoded by the exons ATGCAGTGTTTGGCGATGGCCACGGACCGTGTCTCTTTTACGTCCTTCCTTCCAAG GGATCAGAGTCCATATCTAAAGAAACAATTGAAGCCAACAAGAGTGTCTTTCTCCAACTTTGACTCATTCCCAAAATCAACTGTTCCTCGTCCAG CAAATGCACATGTGGActttgcatcatcatcatcatcatcattcaaccATATATTTTCTCGTGACCGAAGACTAACAAAGCATCTGAGTATTGTCAGAGCATCTACAAGCGAAAACTCGACCTCAGGAGCCGCAAAAAGAATGGAAAACAGATTATTCGTCGTGTATTGCTGCTTAGGGTTCATATGGATACTCGATGCCTGCCATTTGCCTCATTACTTGAGGTTTCACATGATTATGATAATGCTTCTGGATGCAAGCGAATTTTTCTTCCCATCTATTAACTTCAATGGATG GGGCTGGAATCTGTTTTCTGACTCCTATCGTCAAAGCATGTTGGCCGTTTTTGAAACGTTTTTCTGTGGGCCTTTACCAGATAATTTTGGCTATCTATAG